One region of Wyeomyia smithii strain HCP4-BCI-WySm-NY-G18 chromosome 3, ASM2978416v1, whole genome shotgun sequence genomic DNA includes:
- the LOC129729094 gene encoding uncharacterized protein LOC129729094: MVASLYCLPKIHKNPVGMRPISFNIRTPTEKIAAWLVEEMKKYPITHGKSVKNSVDLVQQLEGFKIKRGEIMVSFDVTALFPSIPVTDALKSLRRHLERSRVPHHHMEAYLLIAEVCMNQIYFTFRGKCFKQTFGLSMGCKLSPLLANVFMSDFEEAAGKENYFPRVWKRYVDDVFAPVKERYLPQTLDLLNSRHNSIKFTVEREVEGKLPFLDLMITRKEDGTLKFGIYRKPTSTDRYITSDSNHFGGQKQAAFHAMAHRLFNVPMEAEEFAKEQQQIYKAAEINGYDKRFVDKILEKHKRKQERQQITTLSPGSSEIKRISLPFYPKVTNRIKNTLRRLHVQIVHKSENTLRDLLCN, encoded by the coding sequence ATGGTGGCTTCGCTATATTGCCTGCCGAAGATCCACAAAAATCCAGTTGGAATGAGACCGATATCCTTCAACATTCGCACACCAACCGAGAAAATAGCAGCGTGGCTGGtggaagaaatgaaaaagtacCCGATAACCCACGGAAAAAGTGTGAAAAATTCTGTAGATTTGGTTCAGCAACTAGAAGGGTTCAAAATTAAGCGAGGGGAAATTATGGTATCGTTCGATGTCACAGCGCTTTTTCCAAGCATACCGGTTACCGACGCGTTAAAGAGCTTGCGCCGGCATTTAGAACGCAGCCGGGTGCCACATCACCACATGGAAGCTTACCTGTTAATTGCTGAGGTATGTATGAACCAAATCTACTTCACTTTTAGAGGAAAATGCTTCAAACAGACGTTCGGCCTAAGTATGGGCTGCAAACTTTCACCGCTGTTAGCCAACGTTTTCATGAGCGATTTCGAAGAGGCCGCGGGAAAAGAGAATTATTTCCCACGAGTATGGAAAAGATACGTGGATGATGTCTTTGCCCCGGTGAAAGAACGCTACCTACCCCAAACATTAGATCTGCTCAACTCCCGCcacaactcaatcaaatttacgGTAGAGCGGGAAGTTGAGGGTAAATTGCCCTTCCTAGACCTGATGATCACCCGAAAGGAGGATGGCACATTGAAGTTTGGGATCTACAGAAAACCGACGTCTACCGACCGTTATATAACGTCCGATTCCAACCACTTTGGGGGACAGAAACAAGCAGCCTTTCATGCCATGGCCCACCGGTTGTTCAATGTGCCAATGGAAGCCGAGGAGTTTGCCAAAGAACAGCAACAAATATACAAAGCAGCAGAAATAAATGGCTACGATAAAAGATTCGTGGACAAAATTCTAGAAAAACACAAACGCAAACAAGAGAGACAACAAATCACCACACTATCGCCCGGAAGTAGTGAAATAAAAAGGATCAGTTTACCATTCTACCCCAAAGTAACCAATCGAATTAAAAATACACTGAGAAGACTTCATGTTCAAATCGTGCACAAAAGCGAAAACACATTGCGGGACTTGCTATGCAATTAA